The Deinococcus detaillensis genomic sequence GGTCACGTCCAACGGTGTGCTTTTACCCCGTTACATCTCACGACAGTTTCCCTGATCCACTCCCACCCGGGACATTTATACCTTACTAATCCGACCTGTTTACTTAGGATTGAGGACATGCGAAACGCAATGCTTTCCACTATCGCCCTCCTGGTGACAGGCACCACACTGGCCCAATCGACCCAATCCATCACTCTCTACTCCGGGCGTGGCAAGACCTTTGTGGAACCGATTGTCCAGCAGTTCGAGAAAAAGACAGGGATCAAGGTCAACGTGCGTTACGGCAACGACGCGCAACTGGTGGCGGCCCTGCGTGAGGAGGGTGACCGCAGCCCCGCAGACGTGTTCTGGGGCAACTCGGTGGGTGCGCTGGGCGAACTGGCGAGCGAAGGTAAGTTTGTCAAACTGGGAACCTCGCTGACCCGCAACGTGGCACCGGACTATCTGCCCGCCGACCGCGCCTGGCTGCCCACCACCATCCGCTTCCGCACACTGGCCTACAACACCGAGAAGATCAAGCCCGAGCAGCTCCCAGGCAGCGTGCTGGACCTGCCGAAAATGACGTCCCTGAAAGGTCGCATCGGCTGGACCGTTTCTTACCCTAGCTTCCAGGACTTCCTGGCGGCCATGATCGCCCAGCACGGCGAGGCCACCACCAAGACGTGGCTGGAAGGCATGAAAGCGCTGCAACCCAAGGATTACAAGACCAGCAACGTGGGCATGCTGGAAGCCATGCGTGCCGGTGAAATCGACGTGGGTCTGACCAACCACTACTACATCCAGCGCGTCAATCGCCTGAACTACCCCATCGACACCTATTTCTTTAAGAACGGCGATATCGGCAACCTGGGTAACGCCACGGGCGCAGGCATCCTCAAGACCAGCAAGAACGCGGCAGCCGCCACCCGTTTCCTGAGCAATCTGGTGGGCAAGGACGCGCAGACCTTCTTCCTGAGCGTCAACTTTGAGTACCCCGTGATCGGCGACATTCTGCAACCCACCACCATGCGCCCCTTCAGCGAGATGAGCAAGCGCGGCCCGAAGATTGATCCTACCGCCCTGCCGAAGAACATCGAGAAGGCACAGAAGCTGCTGCGCGACGCCGGACTGCTGTAAGCCCTGACTCCCAATTCGGCCCCGTTCCTTATCGGTGCGGGGCTTTTCATACTCCACTGCGGAATGGGAAATCTGTGGCTGCTGGGAGCGGGCGTGTTGCGAGGGTTGGCGGTGCCTGGCCTTCGGCGTGGCCGCCGTCCTTCTGTTGATCGCTACCAGCGTGAGGGTAAACGCGCTGCTGAGGGCATTCCTCCCTCCGCCCTATCCAGTGATTGGAATTTCCACCAAATCTCAGAGTTCGCAGGGCCTGAGTAACGGCATCCTGTTCGCCTCTCCACTGCTGCTGCTCATCCTGTCGTGGCGGGCATGGCGAGGACGCACGAGATAGAGCAAGACCAGCTCTAGCCGAAATTCACACCTTGCGTTTGACTTGGGGACAATCCTGACTAATCCGGTCTGTTAAAGTGACTC encodes the following:
- a CDS encoding iron ABC transporter substrate-binding protein; the protein is MRNAMLSTIALLVTGTTLAQSTQSITLYSGRGKTFVEPIVQQFEKKTGIKVNVRYGNDAQLVAALREEGDRSPADVFWGNSVGALGELASEGKFVKLGTSLTRNVAPDYLPADRAWLPTTIRFRTLAYNTEKIKPEQLPGSVLDLPKMTSLKGRIGWTVSYPSFQDFLAAMIAQHGEATTKTWLEGMKALQPKDYKTSNVGMLEAMRAGEIDVGLTNHYYIQRVNRLNYPIDTYFFKNGDIGNLGNATGAGILKTSKNAAAATRFLSNLVGKDAQTFFLSVNFEYPVIGDILQPTTMRPFSEMSKRGPKIDPTALPKNIEKAQKLLRDAGLL